CCCGCGGTCGCCTTCTCGCTCCTCTGGCGACTCCTGCGCTTTCCGAACTTCGCCGTCAGCACGTACCTCACGGTGGGCGCCTACGTCGCGCTGGTGCTGAACCACGGCGTGCGCGCATCGATCGAGCTGGCCTGGCTCGGCGCGCTCGTGGTGACCGGCGCCGTCGCGCTCGTCGTCGACCGCATCGCGTTCCGGCCGATGCGCGATCGGCGTCCCTTCTCGCTGGCCATCGCGTCGATCGGCGTCGCCTTCGTTCTCGAGAACGTCGTGCGCTTCGTGTGGGGCAACGATTTTCGGAGCTTCGACGTGCCGGTCACGCGCGGCATGAGCGTGGCCGGGCTCCGCGTCGGCCGCGAGCAGCTCCTCATCCTCGGCGTCGCGGTGGTCTTGATGGCGCTTGCCCAGGCGTTTCTGCTCCGGACCCGGCTCGGCATCGCCATGCGCGCCACCGCCGACAATCCGCTGCTCGCCGCGGTCAAGGGCGTGCCCACCGAACGCGTGATCGCGCTCGCCACCCTGGGGGGCGGCGGGCTCGCGGGCGGGGCCGGGGTGTTCCTCGGCCTCGACGCCAGCATCGATCCCCTGATGGGCGGTGGCCTCATCATCTCGGTCTTCGCCGCCGCCATCCTCGGGGGCATCGGCTCGGCGCCGGGGGCGCTCGCCGGCGCCTTGATCGTCGGCATCATGGAAGAGGTCGGGATGCTCGTGGTCCCGCCGACGTACAAGACGGCGATCGGCTTCACGATCATTCTCGCCGTGCTGCTCGTGAGGCCAACCGGCCTCGCCGGCGCGCGATCGTGAGCGCGCGCAAGTGATCGCCTATCTCACCGCCATCGCGACGCTCGTCGGCATCCGCGCCGTGCTGACCCTCGGCCTGAACGTCCAATGGGGCCTGACCGGGCTCGTGAACCTCGGCGCCGTCGCGTTCTTCGCCGTCGGCGCCTATACGTCCGCCCTGCTGGCCGTGGGGGGGACGCCGCTCGCCCTCGCGTGGCCCGCCGCGGTCGGGATGGCCACGGCGGCCGGGGCCGGGCTGGCCATGGTTGCCCTGCGACTCAGAGAGGACTACCTCGCCATCGTCACCCTCGGCTTCGGCGAGGTCTTGCGGCTGTTCCTCCTGAACGAGGCGTGGCTCACGCACGGCGCCAACGGTGTGACGGCGATCCCGCGCCCGCTCCACGCGCAGTTCACCCGGCACTACGACGTGTTTTACCTCGCCCTCGTGCTCGTGGTGGTCGCGCTCGTCTACGCCGCCCTCGAGCGCCTGCGTCGGTCGCCGTTCGGCCGCGTGCTCCGCGCCATCCGCGAGGACGAGATCGTCGCCGCCGTCGCGGGCAAGCCCGTCTTCCGGTTCAAGGTCCAAGCTTTCGCGCTCGGCGCGAGCATCGGGGGACTCGCGGGCATTCTCTTCGCGCACTATCTCGCGTACGTCGAGCCGAACATGTTCCTGCCCCAGGAAAGCCTGTTCGTCTGGCTCGCCCTCATCCTCGGGGGCAGCGGCAACAATCGCGGCGCTCTCCTCGGCTCGGTGGTGCTCCTCGGTCTTCTCGAAGGCAGCCGATTCGCAAAGGACGTGATCCCGTTCCTGACGGGCGTGCGACTCGCCGCGGCGCAGCAGATTCTCGTCGGCGTGGTTCTCGTGGTGTTGATGGTCCGGCGTCCCGAGGGATTGCTGCCGGAGAAGCCGGGTTCGGACTAAGGGTTCAGACCAAGGAGGATGCGATGCGGGTAGGATTCATTGGCTTGGGGAACATGGGGGGGCCGCTGGCGAGCTTCGTGCTCAAGGCGGGGTTCTCGCTCGCGGTCCACGACATCAGGAGAGAGGCGGCGGCCGCGCTGCTCGAACAGGGGGCGATCTGGACCGACTCTCCCGCGGAGGTGGCCGCCCGATGCGATGTGATCTGCACGTGCGTGCCCGGCCCCCTGGAGATGCAAGCCGTCACCCTCGGGGTTAGAGGGATTCTGGAGGGCGTGAAACCAGGCGCCGTGGTGATCGACCATACGACGAACGCCCCTGGCCTCGTGCGGGAGGTCGGCGGCGCGCTGGAGGCGCGCGGCGCGCACCTGCTCGACGCGCCCCTCGACGGCGGACGCGAAGGCGCCCTCGAGGGGCAGCTCACCCTGTTCGTCGGTGGCGACGAGGCCATCCTGCGCCGAGTGAAGCCGGTGCTCGACACGTTTTCCCGGAGCGTGGTGTGGGTCGGCGAGCTGGGGGCGGGGTCGGTCACCAAGATCGTCCACAACGCCCTGGCCATGAGCATCGATCTGCTGCTCGCGGAGTGCCTGACCCTCGGCGCGAAAGCCGGCGTCGCCGTCCCTCGCCTCGTCGAGGCGTTCCGCGAGGGGTGCATCGTGAGCAACAACATGACCTTCACGAAGCGCATGCCTGCCACGCTCTTCCGCGGAGATTTCGCCGCCCGGTTCGCGCTGGCTCTCGCGTACAAGGACTTCCGGCTCGCCGGTGATCTCGCGACGCAGCACGGGGTGCCCACCCGCTTGCTCGACCTCTGTCAGCTGGAGCTGCTGGAGGCCATGAATCGCGGGTGGGGCGATCAGGACCGCACGAAGGCCTCGACGCTCCAGGAGGAGCGCGCCGGCGTGAAGCTGAGAATGTAGACCTACCGCGCGGAGATCGACCCCGGCATGGTGGCCCGCCGCGCTTCTTCCGGCTCCGGCCGCGCCACCGGCATGCCCCGGCGGCCAAGCTTCGACTTGTCCATCGAGTAGAAATTCAGGCTGTTATCGAGCAGCATCTTGCGCTTGGCGGAGTCGGGAACGTCTTTCCGCCCGAGGAGTGTCGCCACCGTCCCGGGATAAGGATTGCCGTCGTGCCCCCGCTCCCCGACGAACAGCGCGTCGAAGTGGAGATAGTCGGAGGCGAACAGCATGGCGTCCTCGCCGACGTGGTCGAGGAAGAACGGGATGAACTCGTCGCCGGGCTCGCAGCTGAAGAACACGCGGCCCCCCTTGACGTACTCGCTGGGCTTCGCCGAGATGTGCGCCCACCGCTCGGGCGCCACCTCGTTGTACTCGTCCATGCGGTGCATCCAGTAGGGCACCCATCCCGCGCCCGCTTCCAGGAACGCGACCTTCAGCCGGCTGAACCGCTCCAGCACCCCGCCCGTGATGATGTTGGAGCACGCGAGCATCTGCGCGAAGGTGTGGGCCATGTGCGAGGCTTCGAGCATGTGGTCCGGCCGGTTGATGTCGAAATAGCTCCGGAACAACGACGGCAGGGCAGGACCGTGGACGGCGATGGGCACGTTCAATCGCTCCGCTTCCGCCCAGAAGGGCGAGAGCCGCGCGTCACTCAGCAACGTGTCTTCTCGCACGGTGCACCCGATCTGGATGCCCACCATGTTCAATCGGCTCGTCGCCCGGCGCATCTCCTCGATGGCGCCTTCCACGTCCTGGAGCGCCACAAGACCGATGCCTTTGAGCCGCTGGGGGCACACCTCGCAGTAGTCGTACAGCCAATCGTTGTACGCGCGGGCCCGTGCCGCGGCGAAGCCCGCGTCGTGGGTGACGGTCAGCGGCAGCTCGTCGGTGGGATAGATGACGGCCACATCGATCTGGTCGCGGTCCATGTCGGCCAGGCGAGCCCAGGGATTGTAGGTCCCCATCCGACGATAGTGAATGGCCTTGCCGTGCGGCGCGGGCAGGTTGCCATTGACCCCCACGAATCCGCACTCCGTGTCGGGTCCCCAGACCTTGCCGTCCACGAGACGAACGATGTTGCCCCGGGACACCTGGGTATAGACGGGACGCCGCTCGCGGTACTTCGGATCGATCCGCTCGTAGGTCTCGTTGACCTCGATCACGTGTCCGTCGCCGTCGATCACCAGATCGGGTCGGTCGGTCATGGCATGCTCCTTTTCGGTTCTCGCCGATCGCTACCGGGCTGCGCCGCAGGCCGGTGAAGTGCCGCGAGTATACCGCCCCGCCGGAAGACCGTTCAAGGCTGGGATACCAGCCAGGCGCGGGCTTGGGCAAGAGCCTTGGCCCGATGGCTGACCCGATTCTTCTCCTCGGGCGCCAGCTCCGCGAAGCTCCGACCCAGGGGCGGGTAGAAGAAGAGCGGGTCGTACCCGAAGCCTCCCTCCCCTCGGGGGGACTCGAGCAGGACGCCCTCGACCACTCCTTCGACTGAGGCTTCCTGGCGTCGATGCGGGCAGACGACGGCGATGAGACATCGGAACCGCGCCGTCCGGCGCTCCCTCGGCACGCCCGCCAGCGCCCTCAGCATGACCTGGCAACGCTCGGGATCGCTGAGACCCGGACCGCCATATCGCGCGGAGAGCACGCCCGGACCTCCCCCCAGGGCATCCACTTCGATCCCGGAATCGTCTGCCAGCGCGAGCTCGCCCGTCGCCGTGGCGACCGCACGGGCCTTGTCCCGCGCATTGGCGGCATAGGAGATCTCGCCCTCTGGAGGCAGGACAATCCCCGGGAAATCGCCGAGACTCAGGATACGGAACGGGATGCCGGCGAGCAGGGCGGCCATCTCGCGCGCCTTGGCGTGGTTGGCCGTGGCGAGGACGAGCGGACGCTCAGAGGCCGAAGGAGAGCTCGGCGCGCGCCTCGAGGACGCGTCGCTGTAGCGCGATGAGGCGGCCAATGCCGCCTTCGGCCAGGGCGAGCATGGCGGTGAGGCGGTCGCGCCCGAACGGCGTCTGCTCTGCCGTTCCCTGCACCTCCACGAACGCGCCCGCCCCCGTCATGACCACGTTCATGTCCACTTCCGCCGACGAGTCCTCGACGTAGTTGAGGTCGAGCACGGGCGTGCCGTTGACGATGCCCACGCTGATGGCGGCCACGCAGTCGCGC
This sequence is a window from Candidatus Methylomirabilota bacterium. Protein-coding genes within it:
- the rdgB gene encoding RdgB/HAM1 family non-canonical purine NTP pyrophosphatase produces the protein MAASSRYSDASSRRAPSSPSASERPLVLATANHAKAREMAALLAGIPFRILSLGDFPGIVLPPEGEISYAANARDKARAVATATGELALADDSGIEVDALGGGPGVLSARYGGPGLSDPERCQVMLRALAGVPRERRTARFRCLIAVVCPHRRQEASVEGVVEGVLLESPRGEGGFGYDPLFFYPPLGRSFAELAPEEKNRVSHRAKALAQARAWLVSQP
- a CDS encoding branched-chain amino acid ABC transporter permease; this encodes MPPIAQYVFNGIVTGGILALPAVAFSLLWRLLRFPNFAVSTYLTVGAYVALVLNHGVRASIELAWLGALVVTGAVALVVDRIAFRPMRDRRPFSLAIASIGVAFVLENVVRFVWGNDFRSFDVPVTRGMSVAGLRVGREQLLILGVAVVLMALAQAFLLRTRLGIAMRATADNPLLAAVKGVPTERVIALATLGGGGLAGGAGVFLGLDASIDPLMGGGLIISVFAAAILGGIGSAPGALAGALIVGIMEEVGMLVVPPTYKTAIGFTIILAVLLVRPTGLAGARS
- a CDS encoding amidohydrolase family protein, encoding MTDRPDLVIDGDGHVIEVNETYERIDPKYRERRPVYTQVSRGNIVRLVDGKVWGPDTECGFVGVNGNLPAPHGKAIHYRRMGTYNPWARLADMDRDQIDVAVIYPTDELPLTVTHDAGFAAARARAYNDWLYDYCEVCPQRLKGIGLVALQDVEGAIEEMRRATSRLNMVGIQIGCTVREDTLLSDARLSPFWAEAERLNVPIAVHGPALPSLFRSYFDINRPDHMLEASHMAHTFAQMLACSNIITGGVLERFSRLKVAFLEAGAGWVPYWMHRMDEYNEVAPERWAHISAKPSEYVKGGRVFFSCEPGDEFIPFFLDHVGEDAMLFASDYLHFDALFVGERGHDGNPYPGTVATLLGRKDVPDSAKRKMLLDNSLNFYSMDKSKLGRRGMPVARPEPEEARRATMPGSISAR
- a CDS encoding NAD(P)-dependent oxidoreductase, whose product is MRVGFIGLGNMGGPLASFVLKAGFSLAVHDIRREAAAALLEQGAIWTDSPAEVAARCDVICTCVPGPLEMQAVTLGVRGILEGVKPGAVVIDHTTNAPGLVREVGGALEARGAHLLDAPLDGGREGALEGQLTLFVGGDEAILRRVKPVLDTFSRSVVWVGELGAGSVTKIVHNALAMSIDLLLAECLTLGAKAGVAVPRLVEAFREGCIVSNNMTFTKRMPATLFRGDFAARFALALAYKDFRLAGDLATQHGVPTRLLDLCQLELLEAMNRGWGDQDRTKASTLQEERAGVKLRM
- a CDS encoding branched-chain amino acid ABC transporter permease, with the translated sequence MIAYLTAIATLVGIRAVLTLGLNVQWGLTGLVNLGAVAFFAVGAYTSALLAVGGTPLALAWPAAVGMATAAGAGLAMVALRLREDYLAIVTLGFGEVLRLFLLNEAWLTHGANGVTAIPRPLHAQFTRHYDVFYLALVLVVVALVYAALERLRRSPFGRVLRAIREDEIVAAVAGKPVFRFKVQAFALGASIGGLAGILFAHYLAYVEPNMFLPQESLFVWLALILGGSGNNRGALLGSVVLLGLLEGSRFAKDVIPFLTGVRLAAAQQILVGVVLVVLMVRRPEGLLPEKPGSD